One window from the genome of Euzebyales bacterium encodes:
- a CDS encoding fructose PTS transporter subunit IIA: MDLTIDDVITPDLIILDLEATERDAAIAEMADRLVAQGRVSDRDTYVNDVLEREREGGGTGMEMGVAIPHAKSEAVTNASVAFARTNPGIDFGGDSEQPSTLVFLIAAPVGGDDLHIRLLSRLSRRLIHESFRQKLYDASSSDEVMETLREEVTL, encoded by the coding sequence ATGGACCTGACGATCGACGATGTGATCACCCCCGACCTGATCATCCTCGATCTCGAAGCGACCGAACGGGACGCGGCGATCGCCGAGATGGCCGACCGGCTGGTCGCCCAGGGCCGGGTCAGTGACCGCGACACCTACGTCAACGACGTGCTCGAACGCGAGCGTGAGGGCGGCGGCACCGGCATGGAGATGGGCGTCGCCATCCCCCACGCCAAGTCGGAGGCCGTCACCAACGCCAGCGTCGCCTTCGCACGGACCAATCCCGGCATCGACTTCGGGGGTGATTCCGAGCAACCCTCGACGCTGGTCTTTCTGATCGCGGCCCCCGTCGGCGGCGACGACCTGCACATCCGGCTGCTGTCGCGGCTGTCGCGCCGTCTGATCCACGAAAGCTTCCGTCAGAAGCTGTACGACGCCTCGTCCTCGGACGAGGTCATGGAGACACTCCGCGAGGAGGTGACGCTGTGA